Part of the Eubacterium sp. 1001713B170207_170306_E7 genome, CATCTGCGGCGGTTTCCTTGGAATACTGTTCATGATTCCGTTACGGCGCGCCTTGATCGTCAAGGAGCATGGCGTTCTGCCATATCCGGAGGGTACAGCCTGCGCCGAGGTTTTACTGGCTGGCGAGGAGGGTGGCTCTAAGGCGTCCATTGTGTTTGCGGGGCTTGGCATCGCCGGCGTTTATAAATTTATCACCGATGGCCTCAAGCTGTTTCCCTCCGAAATCTCATGGGAGATTAAGGGCTACAAAGGCGCGGCCTTTGGCTGTGATGTGCTGCCCGCACTTCTGGGCGTCGGTTATATCTGCGGCCCGAAGATCGCGTCTTACATGTTTTCTGGCGGTGTTTTAAGCTGGCTGGTCATCATGCCCCTTATCAGCATGTTTGCTGGTGACGCGGTTATTTTCCCGGGGACAGTGCCGATTTCAACGCTGGATTCCTTTGGTATCTGGAGTAATTATGTCCGTTATATCGGCGCGGGTGCGGTGGCAGCCGGCGGAATCATCAGCCTTGTGAAATCATTGCCCCTCATTGTCAGTACGTTTAAGCAGGCGATGAAAAGCTACTCGGGTAACAGCGGACCGGAAGTACAGATCCGTACAGACCGGGATTTAAATATGAAGCTGGTCGCAGCCATGGTTTTGGTGATTATTCTGGTAATCTGGCTGGTGCCGGCTATCCCGGTTGATATTTTTGGCGCGCTGATCATTACAGTGTTTGGCTTTTTCTTTGCGACGGTTGCCTCGCGGATTGTTGGCCTGGTGGGAAGCAGCAATAATCCTGTTTCCGGAATGACCATTGCCACTCTGCTTATCGCGACGGTTATCTTTAAGGCCATTGGTATGACCGGGCAGGCGGGTATGACTGGCGCCATCGCCGTGGGATCAATCATTGCTATTATCGCAGCCATCTCCGGCGATACTTCACAGGATTTAAAAACAGGCTATATTGTCGGATCAACGCCTCAAAAACAGCAGATCGGCGAGCTGCTGGGCGTAATCATTTCCGCGCTGGCCATCGGCGGCATTCTTTACCTGCTCAACTCGGCCTGGGGCTATGGCTCCACCGAGCTTCCCGCACCACAGGCTGTCTTGATGAAATTAGTGGTGGAAGGCGTTATGGATGGGAATCTCCCCTGGACCCTTGTCTTTATCGGCGCTGGGATTGCGGTGGTGGTTGAAATCCTCGGTGTGCCGGTACTGCCCTTTGCGGTTGGACTGTACCTGCCAGTCCATTTAAACGCGGCCATTATGGTTGGGGGACTGGTGCGCCTTTTCTTTGAAAAGAAGAAAAAGGTGACCGAAGACACACGCAAGGAATTTTTAAATAAAGGCCTGCTTTATACCTCAGGCATGATCGCGGGGGAAGGGCTTGTGGGCATTTTGCTGGCTGTGTTTGCCGTGATTCCTTTTGGCTCCGGCTATTTTGGTGATGTTCTGAACATTTCCGAACGGTTTTCTCTGGGAAGCATCGGGTCCATTGTCTTTTTCATCCTTTTAATTTTATCCATCTTTAAGTTCTCGATCTGGAACAAGGATAAAAAGGCCCCGCAATAAAAATGAATGGGAGGTTTTAAAAATCAAGCAAAGACACACACATAAAAAAGATAACTATCTGGATTACATTCCAGTACGCAATACTGTGTATATCTACACAAAAAACAAACAGGGACAGGTTACTATCCGAGTGCCAAACACCGGATGGATCAACCGGATAGCCCAGCGGTTCTTCGGGATGCCGGAAATCAGCTACATTCGTCTGGATGCCTATGGCAGCTATGTCTGGGAGCAGATGGACGGCAAAAGAGATGTGATGGCGCTGGCCTGCCTGATGAAGGAGCGTTTTGGCGCAAAAGCCGAACCCCTTTACGAGCGGCTGATCCGTTTTCTGGAAACCCTTAAAGAAAATAAATATATCCATCTGGAAAAAAATGAAGCAGAAATACAGAAGGCGGACTGCGGGCCAAAGCAGCGCTGCCATGAGGTTTGACAGATATGAAAAAGAGTTGTTTTATACAGCTCTTTTTTTTACCCGATGGAATAAAAGTTTGGTATAATAGCAGTATGCTAAAGAAACAAGGTGAGCCTGAATGAATAATCGAGTAACCCATACCATTGAACCCTTTTGTCCGCCAGACGCGCGGATATTGATTTTAGGCACAATACCATCGCCTAAATCTCGGGAGTTTGGCTTTTATTACGGACATCCCCAAAACCGGTTCTGGCGTGTATTGTCCGACATTCTAAAGCAGCCCAGGCCAGAGACCAACGAAGAAAAGAAAAAATTTCTGAAAAGAAATAAGATTGCGCTCTGGGATGTCCTGGCCTCCTGTAATATTGACGGAGCCAGCGACAGCAGTATCAAAAACCCTGTTCCCAATGATTTTACAGAGGTTTTGGGCAGGGGAAAGATCAAGGCGGTTTATACCACTGGGGCAAAGGCCACGGCGCTCTATAAAAAATACAGTTACCCTGTCACTGGCGTGCCGTCTATTTTACTGCCATCCACCAGCCCGGCCAACTGCCGCCTCAAATATGAGGAATTAAAGCAGGCCTACCGTGTGATTTTAAAACCGCTGAAGGGAGAAGATTGATGGATGAAAGGATCGCTGGAATTTTTGAGGGGGTATGCGAAAATACGCTGAAGCACCTGACCGCGTCTGAAAATCTGCGCTGCTACCGCAAGGGCGAGCATCTTTTCAGAGACCGTGAGGCAACGCCCTTTGTGTTTGTAATTTTGTCCGGGAAGGCGTCCCTTTATAAAATTGGAGAGAGCGGGCAGAAAAAGGTCGCTTTCATACTGGGACCCGGCGAGCTGATCAATGAGGATATCCATCCTGAGACCACCTCCTCGGTAAGCTGTGAGGCCTTTGAAAATTTGGAGGTGCTCTGTGTTGAGAAGGACAGGCTCAAAGAATGGATGAAAATGGATTTTGCGCTGACCGAGATTGTACTGGATGCGGCGAACCGAAAGATTCGGCGTCTGTACCGTCAGCTTAAAAACACGACCGGTGTGTTGAAAATGGAAAGGCGTGTGGCCGCCAAGCTGTGGAAACTGGCCAATGATTACGGCGTCGATACCCCGTATGGCCGCACCATTGACATGAATATCAGTATCACCTATCTGGCCGATCTGATGGGATCACCGAGGGAAACGATCTCAAGGGCTTTAAAGCTTTTAAAGACACAAAGGCTTATCCGGCAGGATAAGAGCCGGATCACCGTGGTAAATATGGATGCTTTATCGGATTATTTTAAACAATAAAGGCAGGCCCTGGCCTGCCTTTGCTGTCTTTCAGACTGAAAATCCGTCTGTTGTGCGGAAATTATTGCTTTTGCGCAGGAAAGAACGTATAATAAAATTACATCGAAGGGAGAAGAATGCATCATGCTGAGGGTGGCGATTTGTGACGATGAAAAGGAAATGCGGGAAACACTCTGTGAGTTTTTAAAGGGCCATCCCAGTGTGGAAGCCCTCGACTGCTTTGAATGCGGCGAGGCCTTTCTTCAAAAGCGCGGCCATTACGACCTGGTGCTCCTCGATATTGACATGAAGGGGATGAATGGAATTGAAACAGGCCGGAGAATCCGCAGATGGGATAAGCAGGTCTACATTGTCTATGTAACCCACCTGCCCGACTATCAGAAGTACGCCTTAGGGGTTCATGCCTTCGGTTATCTTGAGAAGCCCGTCAATAAAAAGGATATTGAGGCAGTTCTTCGGGAGGTGGAGGAATATAAGCAGGAAACAGAGCAGCCGC contains:
- a CDS encoding LytTR family DNA-binding domain-containing protein, with translation MLRVAICDDEKEMRETLCEFLKGHPSVEALDCFECGEAFLQKRGHYDLVLLDIDMKGMNGIETGRRIRRWDKQVYIVYVTHLPDYQKYALGVHAFGYLEKPVNKKDIEAVLREVEEYKQETEQPLFLEFMTEEGILRFDVKEIFYFEYLDRRIRMCTQHGTFYLRRKMGEVAEQMKPYDFSQPHKSFCVNLFHVKAIKGYDIQMTNSDVVPLSQKKSAMFREQLNVYLEHLIG
- a CDS encoding DNA-deoxyinosine glycosylase; the encoded protein is MNNRVTHTIEPFCPPDARILILGTIPSPKSREFGFYYGHPQNRFWRVLSDILKQPRPETNEEKKKFLKRNKIALWDVLASCNIDGASDSSIKNPVPNDFTEVLGRGKIKAVYTTGAKATALYKKYSYPVTGVPSILLPSTSPANCRLKYEELKQAYRVILKPLKGED
- a CDS encoding PqqD family protein; translation: MPNTGWINRIAQRFFGMPEISYIRLDAYGSYVWEQMDGKRDVMALACLMKERFGAKAEPLYERLIRFLETLKENKYIHLEKNEAEIQKADCGPKQRCHEV
- a CDS encoding Crp/Fnr family transcriptional regulator; this translates as MDERIAGIFEGVCENTLKHLTASENLRCYRKGEHLFRDREATPFVFVILSGKASLYKIGESGQKKVAFILGPGELINEDIHPETTSSVSCEAFENLEVLCVEKDRLKEWMKMDFALTEIVLDAANRKIRRLYRQLKNTTGVLKMERRVAAKLWKLANDYGVDTPYGRTIDMNISITYLADLMGSPRETISRALKLLKTQRLIRQDKSRITVVNMDALSDYFKQ
- a CDS encoding oligopeptide transporter, OPT family, which encodes MKDQSAFKPFIPADRVMPEFTATSIILGLILAVVFGAANAYLGLRVGLTISASIPAAVISMGVIRLILKKDSILENNIVQTIGSAGESVASGAIFTLPALFMWSQEWGTASPSLVEIALIAICGGFLGILFMIPLRRALIVKEHGVLPYPEGTACAEVLLAGEEGGSKASIVFAGLGIAGVYKFITDGLKLFPSEISWEIKGYKGAAFGCDVLPALLGVGYICGPKIASYMFSGGVLSWLVIMPLISMFAGDAVIFPGTVPISTLDSFGIWSNYVRYIGAGAVAAGGIISLVKSLPLIVSTFKQAMKSYSGNSGPEVQIRTDRDLNMKLVAAMVLVIILVIWLVPAIPVDIFGALIITVFGFFFATVASRIVGLVGSSNNPVSGMTIATLLIATVIFKAIGMTGQAGMTGAIAVGSIIAIIAAISGDTSQDLKTGYIVGSTPQKQQIGELLGVIISALAIGGILYLLNSAWGYGSTELPAPQAVLMKLVVEGVMDGNLPWTLVFIGAGIAVVVEILGVPVLPFAVGLYLPVHLNAAIMVGGLVRLFFEKKKKVTEDTRKEFLNKGLLYTSGMIAGEGLVGILLAVFAVIPFGSGYFGDVLNISERFSLGSIGSIVFFILLILSIFKFSIWNKDKKAPQ